A genomic stretch from Actinomycetota bacterium includes:
- a CDS encoding fumarylacetoacetate hydrolase family protein produces the protein MRLYRFVSNRGGYQPRVAVAVGVSPPVDLLDAWNEVTGTRLDPETGPFLVSTDVLIQQGPEVWTEVRDVVRAAATVPDLLLSPEDTRLLCPLDRVQSLRDFLAFEDHVLRGAARRSASVPDYWYEAPVYYKGNHRTIIGPDAECRWPPYTQRLDFELELAMIVGRRGRDIAVDEAPDHIFGFTIFNDFSARDVQANEMSAWLGPAKGKDFANALGPCIVTADEVGSEPDLEMTCRVNGEEWGRARSSEKHWSWGQMLAHVSAGEDVFPGDVYGSGTPGGCCGLDLGRELSPGDVVELEIEHIGILRNRIGSKPAGAGPATAR, from the coding sequence TTGAGGTTGTACCGATTCGTATCGAACCGCGGGGGCTACCAACCCCGCGTCGCGGTGGCGGTGGGAGTGTCGCCTCCCGTCGATCTGCTCGACGCGTGGAACGAGGTGACCGGGACGCGCCTCGACCCCGAGACGGGCCCGTTCCTTGTCTCGACTGATGTATTGATCCAGCAGGGTCCAGAGGTGTGGACAGAGGTCCGCGACGTAGTTCGAGCCGCGGCCACGGTGCCGGACCTGTTGTTGTCGCCGGAGGATACGCGGCTGCTGTGCCCCCTCGACCGGGTTCAGTCGTTGCGCGATTTCCTCGCTTTCGAGGATCACGTGCTGCGCGGAGCGGCACGTCGGAGTGCCTCCGTCCCCGACTACTGGTACGAAGCGCCGGTCTACTACAAGGGCAACCACCGGACGATCATCGGGCCGGACGCCGAGTGCAGGTGGCCGCCGTACACGCAGCGGCTGGACTTCGAGCTAGAGCTGGCGATGATCGTCGGCAGGCGGGGGCGGGACATCGCGGTCGATGAGGCGCCCGACCACATATTCGGCTTCACGATCTTCAACGACTTCTCGGCCCGCGACGTGCAGGCGAACGAGATGAGCGCGTGGTTGGGGCCCGCGAAAGGAAAGGACTTCGCCAACGCTCTCGGCCCCTGCATCGTCACCGCGGACGAGGTCGGCTCGGAGCCGGACCTCGAGATGACCTGCCGAGTGAACGGCGAGGAGTGGGGGCGGGCGCGCTCGTCCGAGAAGCACTGGAGCTGGGGCCAGATGCTGGCACACGTCTCGGCGGGAGAAGACGTCTTTCCGGGCGACGTCTACGGCTCGGGCACGCCCGGAGGTTGCTGCGGGCTAGACCTGGGTCGCGAGCTGAGCCCGGGTGACGTGGTCGAGCTCGAGATCGAGCACATCGGCATCTTGCGCAACAGGATCGGCTCGAAGCCCGCCGGCGCCGGACCGGCTACCGCCCGCTAA
- the purF gene encoding amidophosphoribosyltransferase yields MAGEARDACGVVGIYAPGEDVARLTYYGLYALQHRGQESAGIAISDGETILVYKELGLVAQAFDETVLQSLRGFVSIGHTRYSTTGSSSWDNAQPTFKSSPAGQIALAHNGNLVNSLELAGTLKQAGGDPTPAGARLNSSSDTDLVAAHIARANQGDMRAAILDVLPKLSGAYSFTMMNEHRLFGARDPHGFRPLCIGRLPGGGWVLASETCALDLLGARFIRDVEPGEMVTIDSDGLTSENFMPRRPAACVFEHVYFARPDSTLMGQNVYATRYRMGQRLAEEAPVVAELVMPVPDSGVPAAQGFARGSGVAYGDGFVKNRYVGRTFIQPTQSMRQQGIRMKLNPVREVIEGRRVVVVDDSIVRGNTTKQIVAMLRDAGAREVHMRISSPPIKWPCFYGIDMPDQDELIGSRLEVDEIRDHIAADSLAYLSIDGMLGATHVPAEDFCTACFSSRYPVAVPEHDLRDKHVLEAPAQQAEAWPRRS; encoded by the coding sequence ATGGCAGGGGAGGCGAGAGACGCCTGCGGTGTCGTAGGTATCTACGCGCCCGGCGAAGACGTAGCCAGGCTCACCTATTACGGCCTGTACGCCCTGCAGCATCGGGGTCAGGAATCGGCCGGTATCGCCATATCCGACGGCGAGACGATCCTGGTCTACAAGGAGCTCGGCCTGGTTGCGCAGGCGTTCGATGAGACCGTGCTGCAGAGCCTGCGCGGGTTCGTCTCGATCGGCCACACCCGCTACTCGACCACCGGCTCTTCCTCCTGGGACAACGCCCAGCCAACCTTCAAGAGCTCGCCTGCGGGCCAGATCGCGCTCGCTCACAACGGGAACCTGGTCAACTCGCTGGAGCTGGCGGGGACGTTGAAGCAAGCGGGCGGCGATCCCACCCCAGCGGGCGCGCGTTTGAACTCGTCGTCGGACACCGACCTCGTGGCAGCCCACATAGCGCGCGCGAACCAGGGCGACATGCGCGCTGCGATATTGGACGTTCTGCCGAAGCTCTCCGGCGCCTATTCCTTCACGATGATGAACGAGCACCGTCTGTTCGGCGCCCGCGATCCCCACGGGTTCCGGCCCTTGTGTATCGGACGTTTGCCCGGGGGCGGTTGGGTTCTCGCGTCCGAGACATGCGCCCTCGACCTGCTTGGTGCTCGCTTCATCCGGGACGTGGAACCGGGAGAGATGGTGACCATCGACTCCGACGGGCTCACCAGCGAGAACTTCATGCCGCGCCGTCCTGCTGCCTGTGTATTCGAACACGTCTACTTCGCACGTCCCGACTCGACGCTGATGGGTCAGAACGTGTACGCGACGCGGTACCGGATGGGCCAGCGGCTCGCCGAGGAGGCGCCGGTCGTAGCCGAGCTCGTGATGCCGGTGCCGGACAGCGGCGTGCCTGCCGCCCAGGGCTTCGCGCGAGGATCAGGCGTCGCTTATGGCGACGGGTTCGTCAAGAACCGGTACGTCGGCCGCACCTTCATCCAACCCACGCAGTCGATGCGCCAACAGGGGATCAGGATGAAGCTGAACCCCGTCCGCGAGGTCATCGAAGGGCGCCGCGTCGTGGTCGTGGACGATTCGATCGTGCGCGGGAACACGACGAAGCAGATCGTCGCGATGCTCCGAGATGCAGGCGCGCGCGAGGTCCACATGCGGATCTCGTCACCGCCGATCAAGTGGCCTTGCTTCTATGGGATCGACATGCCTGATCAAGACGAGTTGATCGGCTCTCGCTTGGAGGTCGATGAGATACGTGACCACATCGCCGCGGACTCGCTCGCGTATCTGTCGATCGACGGGATGCTGGGCGCAACGCACGTACCGGCCGAAGACTTCTGCACCGCCTGTTTCTCGTCGCGTTATCCCGTTGCCGTCCCCGAGCATGACCTGCGGGACAAGCACGTGCTGGAGGCGCCGGCCCAGCAGGCTGAGGCATGGCCGAGAAGGAGCTAA
- a CDS encoding ATP-binding protein has protein sequence MAEKELTRSAQTVSAARSAGVKREKLTLADVDKRRTQLWSLSLGLVVATTVAIGVIYLGGDLLPDQLRVFEHLGAWIVAILFAGLALAFLVYVIEQERNLRRVAMLLVEERVLTAALSNRLAEISALSEVGKAINTTLDLQDILRMILSSALELLGGTEGSLMLLDDTRTHLEVVSYSGTVPEPVAAGRTAIGEGIAGTVAARREPMLINSDQVEPGLEAHAHPERGIQSSVCVPLMRGEELLGILNLNETEGDRIFTQQDLEALELFAEHAAIAIANAALLEQERETVQRLEELDRLKSDFIATVSHELRTPLTAIIGSATTLSKRSSRMSPEQRTTLIEMIERQGQRLLRLVQDILTTAHIESGMPKLRRELVDLRSAAEVIISDLQHAHPSREVALTTDPDTPHAWGDLGALQQILSNLIENALKYSDEGKVEVFLTENQAETRIAVRDRGRGISREQLDTIFDRFRQVDQSNTRGKGGFGLGLYIVKSLVDAHNGEIKVDSAEGAGTTFTVHLPKRARDQEQPLLSTSPHATAPQPDAL, from the coding sequence ATGGCCGAGAAGGAGCTAACCCGCTCCGCTCAAACGGTCAGCGCGGCTCGGTCCGCCGGGGTCAAGAGAGAGAAGCTCACGCTGGCGGACGTCGACAAGCGGCGGACGCAGCTGTGGTCCCTGTCTCTGGGCTTGGTAGTCGCGACCACTGTCGCGATCGGAGTCATATACCTGGGCGGCGACCTCCTCCCGGACCAGTTGCGTGTCTTCGAGCACCTCGGCGCGTGGATCGTTGCCATTTTGTTCGCGGGGCTGGCGCTCGCTTTCCTGGTCTACGTCATCGAGCAGGAGAGAAACCTGCGGCGGGTCGCGATGCTGCTGGTGGAGGAGCGGGTCCTCACCGCGGCCCTGTCCAATCGACTAGCGGAGATCTCCGCTCTATCGGAGGTCGGCAAGGCCATCAACACCACGCTAGATCTGCAAGACATCCTCCGGATGATCCTCTCCTCCGCACTAGAGCTGCTGGGAGGCACCGAAGGCTCGCTCATGTTGCTGGACGACACCCGAACCCACCTGGAGGTCGTGAGTTATAGCGGGACAGTCCCCGAGCCTGTTGCTGCCGGGAGAACGGCGATCGGAGAGGGCATCGCGGGAACGGTTGCGGCACGTCGCGAGCCGATGTTGATCAACAGCGATCAGGTCGAACCAGGGCTAGAGGCACACGCGCATCCGGAGCGCGGGATCCAGTCGTCGGTATGCGTCCCTCTGATGCGGGGCGAGGAGCTTTTAGGGATCCTGAACCTCAATGAAACCGAAGGCGATCGCATTTTCACGCAGCAAGACCTGGAGGCGCTCGAGCTCTTTGCAGAGCATGCAGCTATCGCGATCGCGAACGCTGCCCTGCTCGAACAAGAGCGAGAGACCGTCCAGAGGCTCGAGGAGCTGGACCGGTTGAAGAGCGACTTCATCGCCACGGTCTCGCACGAGCTGAGGACGCCTCTGACGGCGATCATCGGGTCCGCCACGACGTTGTCGAAGCGATCCAGCAGGATGTCACCGGAGCAACGGACGACGCTCATCGAGATGATCGAGCGGCAGGGGCAGAGATTGCTGCGCCTGGTGCAGGACATACTGACGACTGCCCACATCGAGTCAGGGATGCCGAAGCTGCGGCGCGAGCTGGTGGATCTGCGTTCCGCTGCCGAGGTCATCATCTCGGACCTGCAACACGCGCATCCTTCGAGGGAGGTCGCGCTAACGACTGACCCTGATACCCCACACGCGTGGGGCGATCTGGGTGCGCTGCAGCAGATCCTCTCGAACCTCATCGAGAATGCGCTCAAGTACTCGGATGAGGGGAAGGTCGAGGTGTTCTTGACAGAGAACCAAGCCGAGACTCGGATCGCGGTGCGAGATCGAGGACGCGGCATCTCGCGGGAGCAGTTGGACACCATCTTCGACAGGTTCCGCCAGGTGGATCAATCGAACACGCGCGGCAAGGGCGGCTTCGGGCTGGGCCTCTACATCGTCAAGAGCCTCGTAGACGCTCACAACGGCGAGATCAAGGTCGACAGCGCGGAGGGTGCCGGTACGACGTTCACGGTGCACCTCCCGAAGAGGGCCCGCGATCAGGAGCAGCCGCTGCTGTCCACGTCACCTCACGCAACTGCACCTCAACCGGACGCCCTTTAG
- a CDS encoding enoyl-CoA hydratase-related protein, translating to MTLNRSVEDGVAILTLSRPEVLNAFNDELGLELLNALEAASRDENVRCIVITGAGRAFSSGEDLGALAAQYERGEVPDLGTTLVERYNPLIRAVRAAPKPVIAAVNGVAAGAGASLALACDFRIASEHAKLVLAFIRVGLVPDSGALWFLTKMVGAARALELGASGHPVDAQRGLELGLFSQVIPADEFESHWRSFAGRLATMATAAFALTKQLTNEALDRSLDDQLEAEVEAQSAAGRTEDHLEGVRAFFDKRPPEFRGR from the coding sequence ATGACTCTGAACAGATCCGTCGAAGACGGCGTCGCGATCCTGACGCTCAGTCGCCCCGAGGTGCTGAACGCGTTCAACGACGAACTCGGGCTCGAGTTGTTGAACGCTCTCGAGGCAGCTTCGCGCGACGAAAACGTCCGTTGCATCGTCATCACCGGTGCAGGCCGGGCGTTCTCGTCGGGTGAAGATCTCGGTGCGCTCGCCGCGCAGTACGAGCGGGGAGAGGTCCCGGACCTCGGCACCACCTTGGTCGAGCGCTACAACCCGTTGATCCGTGCGGTCCGGGCCGCGCCCAAGCCCGTGATAGCCGCCGTCAACGGCGTCGCTGCGGGCGCGGGCGCCAGCCTGGCGCTCGCGTGCGACTTCCGGATCGCGTCCGAGCACGCGAAGCTCGTGCTGGCGTTCATCAGGGTGGGTCTCGTGCCAGACTCCGGCGCCCTGTGGTTCCTGACCAAGATGGTGGGTGCGGCTCGCGCTCTCGAGCTCGGTGCGAGCGGCCATCCCGTAGACGCCCAGCGCGGGCTCGAGCTGGGGCTGTTCTCGCAGGTCATACCGGCCGACGAGTTCGAGTCTCACTGGCGGTCCTTCGCGGGTCGTCTTGCAACTATGGCGACGGCCGCGTTCGCGTTGACGAAGCAGCTGACCAACGAGGCACTGGATCGTTCGCTCGACGACCAGCTCGAGGCGGAGGTGGAGGCGCAGAGCGCTGCGGGTCGCACCGAGGACCATCTCGAAGGTGTCCGGGCCTTCTTCGACAAGAGGCCGCCGGAGTTTCGAGGCCGGTAA
- a CDS encoding homogentisate 1,2-dioxygenase, which produces MDVVHSKGNVTKQAHVGVPEGTYEEEHGRETFFGRASHLYRSHPPTAWTRIEGKLRPRAINVNEMKPDDGIDEDGFWQLIAGNEDVRLYVSRRTQPMPYFLRDADGDVCYFVHRGSGTIESDYGPLEFAPGDYVIMPKGTTHRVVPAGEDNFFFVIEGSGEYRLPDRGLMGKHAHFDPGMMQVPDPDPHDEEGEFEVRVKRDGEFTSLFFAWHPLDVVGWQGDVSPVKLNILDHRPVYSPSYHMPPSAHCTWENDGFVICSFVPRPLEEDPQVLKVPFYHANIDADEVLFYHEGNFFSRAGIDVGYITLHPQGIHHGPQPAAIEASKTKQRTDEVAVMVETHKPLIVAPEAEAVVATEYETSWAAGMGLLDDR; this is translated from the coding sequence TTGGACGTCGTTCATTCCAAAGGCAACGTCACCAAGCAAGCGCATGTAGGCGTGCCCGAGGGGACGTACGAGGAAGAGCACGGACGAGAAACCTTCTTCGGCCGCGCATCTCACCTCTACCGGAGTCATCCTCCGACCGCGTGGACGCGTATCGAGGGCAAGCTTCGGCCGCGGGCGATCAACGTGAACGAGATGAAGCCGGACGACGGGATCGATGAGGATGGCTTCTGGCAGCTGATTGCCGGCAACGAGGACGTGCGCCTCTATGTGTCGCGGAGAACGCAGCCGATGCCGTACTTCCTGCGCGACGCGGACGGCGACGTCTGCTACTTCGTGCACCGCGGTAGCGGAACGATCGAGTCCGACTACGGCCCGCTTGAGTTCGCGCCGGGCGATTACGTGATCATGCCGAAGGGGACCACCCACCGCGTCGTCCCCGCGGGCGAGGACAACTTCTTCTTCGTGATCGAAGGGAGCGGCGAGTACAGGCTTCCCGATCGTGGATTGATGGGGAAGCACGCGCATTTCGATCCCGGCATGATGCAGGTCCCCGATCCCGACCCGCACGACGAAGAGGGAGAGTTCGAGGTCCGCGTGAAGCGCGACGGCGAGTTCACCTCGTTGTTCTTCGCGTGGCACCCACTCGACGTGGTGGGGTGGCAGGGGGATGTGTCGCCGGTGAAGCTGAACATCCTCGATCACCGGCCTGTCTATTCACCCAGCTATCACATGCCGCCCTCGGCGCACTGCACCTGGGAGAACGACGGCTTCGTGATCTGCTCGTTCGTTCCGAGACCGCTGGAAGAGGATCCGCAGGTCTTGAAGGTGCCCTTCTATCACGCCAACATCGACGCGGACGAGGTGCTCTTCTATCACGAAGGCAACTTCTTCAGCCGCGCGGGCATCGACGTCGGTTACATCACCTTGCACCCGCAGGGGATCCACCACGGACCTCAGCCCGCGGCGATCGAAGCATCGAAGACGAAGCAGCGTACGGACGAGGTCGCGGTGATGGTCGAGACGCACAAACCGCTGATCGTCGCACCAGAGGCCGAGGCGGTCGTTGCAACCGAATACGAGACGTCCTGGGCCGCCGGCATGGGTCTGCTCGACGACCGGTAG
- the hppD gene encoding 4-hydroxyphenylpyruvate dioxygenase has product MLNNNEDSFPILGIDYLQFFVGNAKQAAHYYRALGFTPVAFMGLETGTRDRVSWVVQQGDVRLVFTGALDPSSPIAEHVKEHGDGVHDVALRVPDAEEAYRVARSRGATSVHEPEVFEDEHGKLVKAAIATYGETIHSLVSRQDYSGAFFPGFQPLANDGSEGFGIEHIDHVVGNVELGKMNEWVSFYERIMGFTELRHFSDEEISTEYSALMSKVVWDGNGKIKLPINEPAEGKRKSQIEEYLEYYRSPGVQHIAMATGDIVATVESMRGAGIEFLRVPGTYYEDVKKRVPEIADQVDALQRNGILADKDEDGYLLQIFTKPVQDRPTCFFEVIERHGAKGFGAGNFKALFESIEREQAARGNL; this is encoded by the coding sequence GTGCTGAACAACAACGAAGACTCCTTCCCGATACTCGGTATCGACTACCTGCAGTTCTTCGTCGGTAACGCCAAACAAGCCGCGCACTACTACAGGGCCTTGGGCTTTACCCCCGTCGCGTTCATGGGGTTGGAGACGGGGACCCGCGATCGGGTGTCGTGGGTCGTGCAGCAGGGAGACGTCCGGCTGGTCTTCACCGGAGCCCTCGACCCCTCGAGTCCCATCGCGGAACATGTGAAGGAGCACGGGGACGGCGTCCACGACGTCGCCCTGCGAGTCCCGGACGCGGAAGAGGCCTATCGCGTGGCCAGGTCGCGCGGTGCCACGTCCGTTCACGAGCCCGAGGTCTTCGAGGATGAGCACGGGAAGCTGGTGAAGGCCGCGATCGCGACCTACGGGGAGACGATCCACTCTCTGGTAAGCCGGCAGGACTACTCGGGGGCGTTCTTTCCGGGGTTTCAGCCCCTGGCGAATGACGGTTCGGAAGGGTTCGGGATCGAGCACATCGACCACGTCGTGGGCAACGTCGAGCTCGGCAAGATGAACGAGTGGGTGAGCTTCTACGAGAGGATCATGGGGTTCACCGAGCTTCGCCATTTCTCCGATGAGGAGATCTCGACCGAGTACTCCGCACTCATGTCGAAGGTGGTGTGGGACGGCAACGGCAAGATAAAGCTGCCGATCAACGAACCCGCTGAGGGCAAGCGCAAGTCTCAGATCGAGGAGTATCTCGAGTACTACAGGTCGCCGGGGGTGCAACACATCGCCATGGCCACGGGAGACATCGTGGCAACGGTCGAGTCGATGAGGGGCGCGGGTATCGAGTTCCTCCGCGTCCCGGGCACCTACTACGAAGACGTCAAGAAGCGGGTCCCCGAGATCGCAGACCAGGTCGACGCGCTCCAACGTAATGGGATCCTCGCCGACAAGGACGAGGACGGTTACCTGCTGCAGATCTTCACGAAGCCCGTGCAGGACCGCCCTACCTGCTTCTTCGAGGTGATCGAGCGCCACGGCGCGAAAGGCTTCGGGGCGGGCAACTTCAAGGCGCTGTTCGAGTCCATCGAGCGCGAGCAGGCGGCTCGCGGCAACCTGTAG